One segment of Xiphias gladius isolate SHS-SW01 ecotype Sanya breed wild chromosome 1, ASM1685928v1, whole genome shotgun sequence DNA contains the following:
- the cog4 gene encoding conserved oligomeric Golgi complex subunit 4, whose translation MADSGSVAARRCDSGSVSSVSMETISALTDLEDLERVYQQLCAEEKEVEAELDRLVGQEGTIHTKMLALQRMGPNLQLIGGDASQLSGMITFTCSLAENVSRKVRQLDLAKTRLYNVIQRADDILDLKFCTDGVQTALRNEDYEQAAAHIHRYLSLDQSVIELSRQGEESSAVDASLVMLQEAEQKLKVIVAEKLDEAVAAVDLAQVERFFKIFPLLGLHQQGLARFGQYLCSQLASKAEENLLLATGGDLGEKRALLVFADTLTLLLEGIARVVETHQPIVETYYGPGHLYTLITHLQQECDRQAQKIVDKFIQQRAYHNKFQIVQSSMMKSVPGERIEPRELDPVLTEVTLMNARAELYLRFLRRRMMADFEVGDAQSITQEHQQNVEKLLKHCLLSRTMQELIGYYIPMEEYYMRESVNKAVTMDTYEKGQLTSSMVDDCFYIVKKCISRALSSSSIDCLCAMINHANSVLESDFREVLYNKLRQGFPATTLQDIQRGVSSAVSLMQSSLQQGKFNTLGIESAEHAKAAFLVTLNNVEVCSENITTLKMNLENDCSKLFSQGGSSGEQAKIESCLSDLVNTSTKFKDLLQEGLTELNTTAIKPQVKPWISSFLAISHNIEEEEFNDYEANDPWVQQLIVNLEQLMAEFKMALSPVIYDTLTSLMTSLISIEMEKTVLKCSFSRLGGLQFDKELRSLVAYLTTVTTWTIRDKFARLTQMATILNLERVTEILDYWGPNSGPLTWRLTPAEVRQVLALRIDFRSEDIKRLRL comes from the exons ATGGCTGACAGCGGGTCCGTGGCAGCGAGAAGATGCGACTCTGGCTCGGTGTCCTCTGTGAGTATGGAGACCATCTCGGCCCTGACGGATCTGGAGGACCTGGAGAGAGTTTACCAGCAGCTCTGCGCGGAGGAG AAGGAAGTGGAAGCAGAGCTGGACAGACTGGTGGGGCAGGAGGGAACCATTCACACAAAGATGCTGGCACTACAGAGGATGGG GCCCAACCTACAGTTGATTGGAGGAGATGCCAGTCAGCTGTCAGGCATGATCACATTTACCTGTAGCCTGGCTGAAAACGTGAGCCGCAAAGTCCGACAGCTGGACTTGGCAAAG ACTCGGCTATATAATGTCATCCAGCGTGCTGATGATATCCTCGATCTGAAGTTCTGCACGGACGGCGTGCAGACAGCTCTGCGTAACGAAGATTATGAACAGGCTGCTGCTCACATCCATCGATACCTTTCTCTGGACCAGTCAGTTATTGAGCTGAGCAGGCAGGGAGAAGAAA GCAGCGCTGTGGATGCCAGTCTGGTCATGCTGCAGGAGGCAGAGCAGAAACTGAAGGTCATCGTTGCTGAGAAGCTCGATGAAGCTGTAGCAGCAGTCGACCTCGCGCAGGTGGAAAGATTTTTCAAGATTTTCCCTCTCCTGGGCCTCCACCAGCAGGGCCTTGCCCGCTTCGGTCAATATCTCTGCAGTCAG CTTGCCTCCAAAGCTGAGGAGAACTTGCTTTTAGCCACAGGAGGAGACCTGGGTGAGAAGAGAGCACTGCTGGTATTTGCAGACACTCTGACACTCCTGCTGGAAG GCATTGCTCGTGTCGTTGAGACTCATCAGCCTATAGTAGAGACGTATTATGGTCCAGGCCATCTGTACACACTCATCACTCATCTGCAGCAGGAATGTGACCGACAGGCCCAGAAAATAGTCGACAAGTTCATCCAGCAGAGAGCATACCACAACAAG TTTCAGATCGTCCAGAGCAGCATGATGAAGAGCGTGCCAGGGGAGAGGATTGAGCCCag GGAACTGGACCCTGTACTGACAGAAGTTACCCTGATGAACGCACGGGCAGAGCTCTACCTGCGCTTTTTACGTCGTCGCATGATGGCCGACTTTGAAGTTGGAGACGCACAGAGTATCACACAGG AGCATCAGCAGAATGTGGAGAAGCTGCTGAAACACTGCTTGCTGAGCAGGACGATGCAGGAGCTGATTGGCTATTATATTCCAATGGAAGAATACTACATGAGAGAGTCCGTCAACAAG GCTGTTACTATGGATACGTATGAAAAGGGTCAGCTGACCTCCAGCATGGTTGATGACTGTTTCTATATTGTGAAGAAGTGCATCAGCAGAGCTTTATCCAGCTCCAGCATTGATTGCTTGTGTGCCATGATCAACCACGCTAACTCTGTGCTAGAGTCTGACTTCAG GGAGGTGTTGTACAATAAGCTGCGGCAGGGCTTCCCGGCTACGACGCTACAGGACATCCAGCGTGGCGTCAGCAGTGCGGTCAGTCTGATGCAGAGCAGCTTACAACAGGGCAAATTCAACACACTGGGCATCGAGAGCGCTGAACATGCCAAGGCTGCGTTTCTG GTGACTCTGAATAATGTCGAGGTGTGTAGTGAGAATATCACAACTTTAAAGATGAATTTAGAG AACGACTGCTCCAAGTTGTTCAGTCAGGGGGGCAGCTCTGGCGAACAAGCCAAGATTGAAAGCTGTTTGTCCGACCTTGTCAACACATCCACAAAGTTTAAGGATCTCTTACAG GAGGGTCTGACTGAGTTGAACACCACAGCCATAAAGCCTCAGGTTAAACCCTGGATTAGCAGCTTCCTGGCCATCTCACATAACATAGAGGAG GAGGAGTTTAATGATTATGAAGCTAACGATCCCTGGGTGCAGCAGCTCATCGTTAACTTGGAGCAACTCATGGCAGAGTTCAAG ATGGCCCTCTCTCCTGTCATTTATGACACTCTGACCAGCCTGATGACCAGCTTGATATCTATTGAAATGGAGAAGACTGTCCTAAAATGCTCATTCAGCAGG CTTGGAGGGCTGCAGTTCGATAAAGAGCTTCGGTCTCTTGTGGCGTACCTCACGACTGTAACCACCTGGACCATCAGGGATAAGTTTGCTCGTCTAACACAAATGGCCACCATCCTCAACCTTGAGCGg GTAACTGAGATATTGGATTACTGGGGCCCTAACTCAGGCCCCCTGACGTGGCGGCTGACCCCAGCGGAGGTGCGTCAGGTTCTGGCGCTACGTATCGACTTCAGAAGTGAAGACATCAAGAGGCTGAGACTGTAA